In Erigeron canadensis isolate Cc75 chromosome 1, C_canadensis_v1, whole genome shotgun sequence, a single window of DNA contains:
- the LOC122584927 gene encoding uncharacterized protein At5g39865 — MKGMRGRFLGKLKSISSITSLTQSLVFQDNAAFNQYFETPILANDPKNEEIIGNNNMLVSKKTENHSLLVEFEEKCPPGGNDSVIFYTTSLRGIRKTYEDCNTIRFLLGSFRVLYDERDVSMHLEFREELWRTLGGRVIPPRLFIKGRLIGGVDEVVGLHEEGKLEELLCGIPKSPASGPCKGCGGMRFVLCQTCNGSRKVVLEEADEDGDTSLPISCVECNENGLVKCPVCF; from the coding sequence ATGAAAGGAATGAGAGGAAGATTTTTAGGGAAGCTGAAATCGATTTCAAGCATTACAAGTCTTACACAAAGTCTAGTTTTTCAAGATAACGCCGCCTTCAATCAGTACTTTGAAACACCAATACTCGCAAATGATCCCAAGAATGAAGAGATTATAGGGAACAATAATATGTTGGTTTCAAAAAAGACCGAAAACCATTCTTTGTTGGTAGAATTCGAAGAGAAGTGTCCACCAGGAGGTAATGACTCGGTTATCTTCTACACAACAAGTCTAAGAGGTATACGCAAGACTTATGAAGATTGTAACACAATCAGGTTTTTGTTGGGGAGTTTTCGGGTTTTGTATGATGAGAGAGACGTGTCCATGCATTTGGAATTCAGGGAGGAGCTGTGGCGCACGTTGGGCGGTAGGGTGATCCCACCTAGGCTATTTATCAAAGGAAGACTGATTGGAGGGGTTGATGAGGTGGTCGGGCTTCATGAGGAAGGTAAGTTAGAAGAGCTCTTGTGTGGGATACCAAAAAGCCCGGCTAGTGGCCCTTGCAAAGGGTGTGGCGGGATGCGTTTTGTGCTTTGTCAAACGTGTAATGGTAGCAGAAAGGTGGTATTGGAGGAGGCAGACGAGGATGGTGATACCTCATTGCCCATTAGCTGTGTAGAGTGCAATGAGAACGGATTAGTGAAATGCCCCGTCTGCTTttga